CGCTACCTCCGCGCCCAGCTGGACGGCGACTACTCCCGGCCTTTCGTGGCCAGCCAGGAGGGCGAAGACCACGCTTACATCGAGTTGTACCGCGCGGCAAAGGATTCCATCGCCACCCGGTACGAGGCCGACCCTTACGACCTCGGAATACACGCGGCCATCGCCGACGAGGAGTTCGTGAACCGCGGAATCGCCGGCTTCATGCTGCCGCACTTCGTGGCCAGCGTGCTGTCGCAGGATCCGTTGTGCCGCAGGATCATGTTCGACCCCGACCACCGCAACAAGACCGCGCGGCGGTTCTGCGAGCGCGCCGGCTGCGTGTTCCTCGGCGAGCACGACATGTCGAATCGCCGGATGGCGCTGTACGCGCTGGCGCTCACGCCCGGCGACGTGCCCCGAACGCGCCAGCCCTGACGGGCCGCGGTCAGATCTGCTGCGCGGCCCACTGCCCGAGGAAGGCCGCCGCCAAACCGAGCGCGACGCTGACGACGATGTTGGCCAACACCGCCCAGGTCTGGCGCTCCTCGCCCAGACGCTGGGTTTCGAGCATCCACGTAGAGAACGTGGTGTACGCGCCTACGAACGCGGTGCCGGCCAGCAGGGCGGCCTCTTTGTTGAGCGCCAGGCCGCCGAGGAAGCCCAGCAGCGCGGCCCCCGTGATGTTGACCGTCAGGGTGCCGAATGGAAAGGACCGGCCCGCGCGCCGAGCGACCGTGCGGTCCACCAGGAAACGCAGTACCGACCCTAGGCCGCCGACGACGGCGACGCCGGTCCAGACGAAAGCCGTCGTGATCGTCATCCGCGTACCCGCGCTCGCCGCACCAGCGCGCTGGCGACGTGCACGGCCAGCAGTCCCACCACCAGGCTGCTGGCCGTGTAGCCGACCGCCATGGCCCAGTGGCCGTGTTCGAGCATCTCGATGGTCTCGACCTGCATCGTCGAAAACGTGGTGAGCCCGCCGCACAATCCGGTGCCCAGCAGCGGGCGCCGGTAACTCGACGCCGGTAGGCGCTCGAGCAATCGTGTGGTGAAGTAGCCCAGCAGGAAGGCGCCGACGATGTTGACGGTGAACGTGGACCAGGGCCAGTGTTCCGCGTCGCGGACGACGGCGGTGTTCAGGGCGGAGCGGGCCAGGGTGCCCACCGCCCCGCCGGCGAAGACCGCCGCCAACTCGCGGTAGTCGCGGTTTGCCACGGGCGGGTCCCTTCGTGTGCGGGCGGTCGGAAGCAGCCTAAGTGCCAGGCTTACCAGCCGGTGAACCCGGGAAGTACCTGAGAAGTCAGTAACGTACCGGAGACGTCAGAAGTCAGTCGCCCGGGCACAATTGGTAGCCATGGCCCACCCGCGTGCCGGTCAGCCGGCCCAGCCCGAAGACCTCGTCGATCTGCCCCATCTCGTCACGTCCTATTACTCGATCCAGCCGGATCCGGACGACGTCGCCCAGCAGGTGGTGTTCGGCACCTCGGGGCACCGCGGCTCGGCGCTCAACGGCGCCTTCAACGAGGCCCACATCCTGGCGATCACCCAGGCGATCGTCGAGTATCGCGTTGCGCACGGCACCACCGGGCCGCTGTTCATCGGGCGCGACACGCACGGCCTGTCCGAGCCGGCGTGGGTGTCGGCGCTGGAGGTGCTGGCCGCCAACGACGTGGTGGCCGTCGTCGACTCGAGGGACCGCTACACGCCGACGCCCGCGATCAGCCACGCCATCCTCACCTACAACCGCGGCCGCACCCACGCGCTGGCCGACGGGATCGTCGTGACGCCGTCGCACAACCCGCCGCCCGACGGTGGTTTCAAGTACAACCCACCCAACGGGGGTCCTGCCGACACCGACGCCACCAACGCAATCGCCAAGCGCGCCAACGAGATTCTGCGGGACGGTTCGGGGGTCCAGCGGGTGCCGCTGGCCCGCGCGCTGGGAGCCGTCCAGCGGCACGACTACCTCGGCAACTATGTCGACGACCTGCCCAACGTGGTCGATATCGATGCGATCCGCGCGGCCGGGGTGCGGATCGGCGCCGACCCGCTCGGCGGGGCCAGCGTGGACTACTGGGCCGAGATCGCGTCGCGGCATCGGCTGGACCTGACGGTGGTCAACCCGCTGGTCGATGCGACGTGGCGGTTCATGACGCTCGACCACGACGGCAAGATCCGGATGGACTGCAGCTCGCCGGACGCGATGGCCTCGCTCATCGCCAACCGGGATCGCTACCAGATCGCCACCGGCAACGACGCCGACTCCGACCGCCATGGCATCGTCACCCCCGACGAGGGCCTGCTGAACCCGAACCACTACCTGGCGGTGGCCATCGACTACTTGTACACCCACCGGCCGTCGTGGCCGGAGGGCATCGCGGTGGGCAAGACCGCGGTCAGCTCGTCGATCATCGACCGCGTGGTGGCCGGCCTCGGCCGCAAGCTGGTCGAGGTGCCCGTCGGCTTCAAGTGGTTCGTCGACGGCCTGATCGGCGGCACCATCGGGTTCGGCGGCGAGGAGTCGGCGGGGGCGTCGTTTTTGCGGCGCGACGGATCGGTTTGGACCACCGACAAGGACGGCATCATCCTGGCGCTGCTGGCCTCGGAGATCCTGGCCGTCACCGGCCTGAGCCCGTCGCAGCGCTACCGGGAGCTGACCGCCGAGTACGGCACGCCGTACTACGCGCGGGTCGACGCGCCCGCCAACCGTGACCAGAAGGCGCGGCTGGCCAGGCTGTCGCCCGAGCAGGTCACCGCGACCGAGCTGGCGGGGGAGCCGATCGTGGCGAAGCTGACCGCCGCGCCAGGCAACGGGGCGCCGCTGGGCGGGCTGAAGGTGACGACCGCCAACGCCTGGTTCGCCGCGCGCCCGTCGGGCACCGAGGACGTCTACAAGATCTACGCGGAGTCGTTCAACGGGCCCGAACACCTGGCCGAGGTGCAGCGGATGGCTCGTGAGGTGGTCAATCAGGTCATCGGGTGAGGGGCGTTCGGGCTACGTCGGCCCCTGTGACAGGCATGACCGACTCTGGGCAGCGGTATCACCCGCGCTAGCTCTTCGCCGAGTCGGCGCGCTCACCTGCGGTTTTGAACGCTCGGTGCCGGTGGTGTAGCTTCGATTGGCACGACTTGGGGCTATGGCGCAGCTGGTAGCGCACCACACTGGCAGTGTGGGGGTCAGGGGTTCGAATCCCCTTAGCTCCACTTTTGTGATGAGTCGAGTCATAGGTGACAGATGAGTCGCGTCATGGGTTACAGATTCCCCGGCCATCGGCCGGGGTTTTTGTTTTGGTTGCGCCAGTAGTTTTTGTTGGGGTCGATGGTGTGGCTGCTCAGGACGTGGTGGCCGGTTTTGCTGATGACGGTGACGGTGTGGTCGGTGACCAGGATCAAGACTGGGGTACCGGCGTGGGTGCGGCCGATGCCCAGGTGGTGCAGGTGGCTGCCGTGGCGCAGGGTGAGTTTGCCGAATTGGTCGATGGTGTCGTGGCGGATGCGGAACTGTGGGTTGGGTTGTGAACACTCCGCCAGACGAGCCCAGGATTCGCAACCATCGGGTTGCCGCTTCCATAACCTGGCCAGCCACCCGACCAATGCTGCCTCCCGCGTCAGGACCACAATCTGAGCCGCGTGCTTCCGAGAACCATTCACTGCATGGCGTCGAGCACTTTTGCGGTGTCTGTGTACATACGAAAGCTAACGATTTTCTCGTCTTGGACCGCCCAAAGATGGGCAAATGGCGCCAGCAGTGATTTTCCGGTCTTCTTGTAAACACCGGAGTAAGACCCGAACGACACCACGCGTGCGCCCTCGACGATGAAATCGTCTGCTTTGGCGTCGAATACTTCCCAATCTTCTGCAAGCCGCTTGAGTAAATTGTAGTGAACGGCCTGCGGTCCAACCCAGGTGCCGCTATAGTACGGGAATCTTTCAGCCTCAGTCCAATGAACGTTGTCGTGAAGTAGGGTAAGTACCCCGGGTGTATCGCCATGCGCCAACGCTGCGTAGAAGCGCTGTACCAGATTCACCGATTTGTTGGATGCAGTATTGTCCGTAATTGTCGACATGATGTCCTTTTCTTGTCCGAGATAGCTATTGGTCGGGGACGTTTCCATTTAATACACTCTTAAGCGCGGACTCGTCTCTTCGGCTCACGCCATTACGCAATCTACTTCGAGATTCCGTCGAGGAATGCGGCAACCAACTGTGCGACTTCGTCTGGGCGGTCGTTGAGCGCGAAGTGTCCGGCATCGAGGAGGCGCGTCTCGGTCGCTGGCACGTCTTTCTGATAAGCAGACACCTCGTCGACTCGGAACGATGGATCGTATCGGCCCCAGACCACCAACGACCGAGGCTGATTTTGGCGCAGCCATGCACCCCAGCGTGGGTAGCTAGCAACATTGGTGCGGTAGTCATAAAACAGGTCCGTTTGAATATCGGCCTCGCCAGGACGCGATAGAAATTCGAGCTCGTCGGTCCATCGGTCCGGGTCGATGGTGTCGGCACACGGATTCGATCCGATATGACGTTGACGCGTCGTCTCGGCAGAAAGAAACGTCGCCCGGAATTCGGTCTCATTGGCGGCTCGGTTAGCCCAGAACTCTTCGCGCTTACGCCACAAGGGGCCGAGACCTACCGCGTGAAAAACAGCATTTTGTACGATGAACCCCTGCACTCGCTCGGGATGGTGAATTGCAAGCCGTATACCAACGGGGCCGCCGTAATCCTGCATATAGAGGACGTACCGTTTCAGCCCAATTCCTTCAGTGAACTTCTCGACGATCTCGGTTATATGATCGAACGTATACGCGAACGACGTGGCGGGAGGAGTGGAACTATGACCGAATCCAGGATAGTCCGGTGCGATAAGGTGGAATCTTGACGATAGCCGGGCGAATAACGGTTCGTACATCCGGGATGATGACGGGAAACCGTGAAGCAACACTATTGTCGGGGCGTATGCCGGCCCAGCTTCGCGATAGAAGATCGACAATCCGTCGATGGATGAAGAATGGTACCGCGTCGGCTGAGTCGGACCTATCGTTGCCACGTCGGCTTCACAGCCGGACATTGTCAATGCCGAGGCCATTATTGCTATGAGCGCGTGCTTGACCCCGGCAAGATTTTTCAGAACCGTCGGCAGCCGAGGCGCAAACAGCCGGATAGTGGCAGCTGGGGGCCCAGTAGCACCGCAATCGCGTGCCGCCTTCTTCCCCCACGCGGGGCGGCGCCTGGGTCGGATGGTCACGCCGGAGCCTTGGTCAGAAACTCCACAATCGCATGGCCAATCTCCCGGGCGTGCGTTTCCAACGCGAAATGACCTGTATCGAAGAACCGCACATCGGCCTCAGGAACATCACGGCGGAACGCTGCTGCGCCAGCGGGCAGGAAAAAGGGATCGGTGCGCCCCCACACTGCGAGGACTCGCGGCTGCCAGTTCCGCAAATATTCCTGGAATCTCGGGTACAGCGCAACGTTTGAGGCGTAGTCCAGGAACAGATCGAGTTGTATGTCGTCGACCCCCGGTCGAGACAAATAGTAGTCATCGAGGGTGCGGCTATCCGGCGATACCAGCGAGGGGTCGCCGACCCCGTGCAGGTATTGAAATGCGGTGGTTTGCGGCGTCAGAAGCGTTCGCAGAGCGGCGCGGTTTTCCGGACTCTGCTCATCCCAATACGTCCGGATCGGGTTCCACTCGTCGCTCAGTCCTTCTTCGTAGACATTCCCGTTTTGCGAAATCAGAGCAGTGATGCGGTCAGGGTGGCGAAGCGTGAGCCGCATACCAACGGGTGAGCCGTAGTCAAAGATGTAGAGCGCGAAGCATGGCAAATCAACGATCTCGGTGAAGTGATCAATCACGTCGGCGAGGGCGTCGAATGTGTAAGTGAATTCATCGCGCGGTGGGCGGGAGGTCTGGCCGAAGCCGGGAAGATCCGGCGCAACGACGCGGAAATGTGGCGCCAACAGCGGAATGAGATCGCGAAACATGTGGCTCGCGGTGGGAAAGCCGTGGAGCAGTAGGAGCGCGGGCGCGTCGGGGTTACCGGCCTCGCGGTAGAAGAGCTCGATGCCATCGACGTTGACGGTGCGGTAGCGGAGTTTGGTCACGGGTGGAGGTCCTTGTATGCACGTGTTGGAGTAACCTGCTAGGTCGAAAATAAGAGGTTACTTTTGCTATAGTAACTTGTCAACCCCGAGACTTGCTGGTTACTCTCAGCGGTCTGATGTCCTTACCGAACCCTTGCGAGCTCGCCGATGCCGTCCGTATGTCCTCCCGCCTTCTTCGTCGCCGATTCGTTGGGACTCGATTTCTTGAACTCGCGGGCCAGCCCGAAGGGAACAGTTGTTGAGTGGTTGGCTGATGGCGAAGGCTTGATTGCTTGGCTGGAGCAGTCGCAGCTGCTGGACTCGCAAACATCGGAGCTGATCCGGACGATCGCGAGGCCGGGCGAACTCGACAACATCGCGGCGCAGGCGCGTGAGCTCCGCGAATGGTTCCGTGCCTTCGTCGAGAAGTACCGTGGTGCAGCTTTGCCCCGCGCGGCGTTGGGCGACCTGGCGCCGTTGAACGCGTTGCTCGAGCGGGACGACAGTTACCGCCTGGTTGCGATGCGAAGCCAGACCCCTCCGGAGAGCCCCGCGCACGTGGAGGACAGCGATGGGGTGGCTTTCGAGCGGATACTGATGCGGAGGTGGGACTCACCTGCGTCGCTACTGCTGCCGCTTGCTGATGCGGTGGCCGATGCCGTTTGCTCAGCAGACTTCTCTCACATCAAACGATGCGCAGGACCTGCCTGCACGCTGGTCTTCCTCGATAAGACGAAGACGCGTGCGCGCCGGTGGTGCAGTATGGCGGTGTGCGGGAACCGCGCCAAGCAGTCGGCGTACCGCGAGAAGTTGAAGCAATCCTAAATTGCGTGCCGGTTCCGGCCGAAACCTGAGCGGTAATTCCGGGGTGACTTCTGGTCAATGTCGCAACCGTTAATGGTCTGATGACATTAGCGGCGCGGTGAAAAGTTCGGCGGGACTGTGGTCTTCGATGATGTGGCGGGGGCGGTCATTGACCTCGTATTCGACAGCGCGCAGATGGTCGGGTGTGTAGGTGCTTAGGTTTGCCTGCGTGGGCAACCGCGCGCCTCTCCTGACTGACTGTATTTGCAGCCGCACGTCGTCTGGGTATGCCGAGCGGATGGCGTCAGGTCAAGCCGGCGGTGGCGCTGTCGAAGGCGCCGGGATCGTTGAGGGAGCGTGCGAGAATCATGGCCCCCTCGAGCGTGGCGAGGACGTGCAGGGCGCGTGCCCGGGCGTCCGAACCGCCGACTCGGGCGGCAAGGTCGCCGGCCAGGCGGCTGAAGAATTCGCGAGCTTCATGGGCCACTTCGGGCGGCAGGCCACCGGCTTCGGCGCCTAGGGCGCCACCCAGGCACATCCGTCCGTCCCGCAGAAGTGCCGTCCGAAAGAGGTCACGATAGACGCAGATGACATCTGACCCCTCTTTGTCAGCTGCCTCCGCAACCGCAGCCAGCACGCTGTCGGTGTAGCGGCGTGCGACAGCGGCGGTCAGTGCGGCCTTGGTGGGGAAATGGTGGTGCACGCTGGAGCTTTTGATCCCGGCTTCTGCCGCCAAATCACGGAAGCTGTATCCGTTGTAGCCAGCATCACGGATGTGAGCTTCGGCAAGATCCATCAGCCGCGCTGCGGTGTCGCTCACCCAGCCTCCCTGTCGATAGATAGCTGTTGACAAGCGTAGCTCCACCCCCTACGTTGAGAGCGAGCCAGTCAACTATCTATCGATAGATAGATAGTGAGCCGATGTCCGATCGTGAGGGAATTACAATGACCAAGCTGCTGTTCATCCAGGCCTCGCCGCGCAAGGCCGATTCGGAGTCGATCCAGATCGCCACCTCCTACCTGAACGCTTTACGCGCCAAGAACTCAGATATCGAAGTCGACACGCTTGAGTTGTGGGACACCGTCCTCCCAGCCTTTGACGGCGAAAAGGCAGCGGCCAAGATGAACGTCATCGCCGGGCGCGGTCCAGATTTGCAACAGACGGCATGGGATCAGGTTGTCGAGATCGCTGAACGTTTCATCTCCGCAGATCGCTATCTTTTTGCTGTGCCGATGTGGAATGGTGGCATCCCCTATCGTCTGAAGCACTACATCGATCTCATCCACCAGCCCGGCTTGCTGTGGGGGCTCGATCCGCAAACGGGCTACTACGGGCTGCTCGAGAACAAGCACGCAACTCTTGTGTTGACCTCCGGCGTCTACGCGCAAGGCGTTCCCGCGGCCTTCGGCGTGGATTACCACTCCACCTATCTGCGCGCCTGGCTGAATCAGGCCGGCGTGACCGAGATCGACGAGCTGCGCTTCCAGCCCTCAATGCTCACCGCGGATCCTGCAGGCGATCTCGAAGTGGCCAACCGGCGCGCGGTCGAACTGGGCACCGCCGACAGGCATCAGGTGCTGAAACCGACGGCCTGAGCATCTGGTCATCGCCCGTGCGCGGAGAACAGAACTGATCGCACATAGTCGAAGTTCTGCAGGGTCGGCGTTATCGGGCGATTTGCCGAGGCACAGGCAAGCCTGCGGCAACTTCAGCCAGAGGGTCCTGGAGCGCAAGGCCATCCCCACGAGCACGGAGAAAGAATGGGAGGGAACTCACCGCTGGATCGCTTTGCGGGTCCGTCGGATGTCAATGAGGAAGCGGAACACGCCTGCGAGTAGCCGCTCCTCACCGCGATCCCCACCCCGTAGCCGAGGGCAGGTACGTAGCTCGTAAACTTCGCGGGTCGTCCTCTTCCCGTCATAGCGGGTACTGGTTTGTTGGGCCGCCCATTTCGTGCAACTCGACAGCGATGACGCGATGCTGCCGGGCGCATGCCGGCACGATCTTGTGAAACTGCCACCAGGTTCGCGACTAACCAGACAGAACCGCCAATGGGTCGCCCATACCACCGTTGACGTAGTGCAGCCTGCTTCCATTTAAGTCGGCGGATCCGCCTAGCAGGCTGCCTCACCTCTCCGAAAAGTCAATTGGCCGGGACCATCTCAACGTCGTCAAGCGCAACTTCACGACCTTCCTCATCCACAAACGCCACACGTAGCTGACCGCCACCGCCCCGCCGGCGCCGCAGAACCGACGGCCCCTTGGTGCGCGGCTGGTGCCGATCGCCCCACTGTTGCAATGCCCCGAGGATAAGAAGGGTGTCACGACCGGCAGCGGTCAAGCGATACTCGTGTCGCGTTCGCGCGTGCCCATCCTTGTACGGCACCCGTTCAATCACACCGCTCTCGACGAGGTCGCCAAGACGAGTCGTGAGGAGGTTCGTGGCGATACCCAGGCGCTGCCGTATCTCATCGAAGCGGGTGCATCCGTAGTAGAGCTCGCGCAGGATCAGCGGCGTCCACCGTGCACCGAGCACATGGACTGCTCGCTCCACCGAACAGACCACCTCGTCGCCAAGGACGGCCGACGCCATGTGCTCCACCTACTCTCACTCGCCGCTGTGTTATCAACCACCCTAACCTACTGGATTGCAAAATTAAAGTCAGTCGCCTATCGTGTTCGTTGTGAGCAGCGACCAGTTCTCCATCGACACTGTCTCGCCGGCATACTGGCGAATCACCTTCAACAATGGACCCGTGAACCTCATAGACGTTGACACGATTCACCAGCTCGGCGAACTCGTAGATCTCGCCACCCATGACGTTCAGCTGCGAGTAATGGTCTTCCGCAGCGACAACCCAGATTTCTTCATGGCCCATTGGGATCTGCTGGCAGACAAGACACGTCTAGCTGCCATGCCGCCCGGGCCAACTGGCCTACACCCCTATCTCGACAATCTGGTGCGCTTGAGCAAGCTTCCCGTCGCGACAATCTCCGTCCTGCGAGGTCGTGCGCGCGGCGCAGGGAGCGAGTTCGCGCTCGCGACCGATATCCGGTTCGCCTCGGAGAGGGCTATTCTCGGGCACTTCGAGGTCGGCGTCGGCGCAGTGCCCGGTGGAGGGCCGATGGCTCGGCTGAGCCGTCTTGTCGGACGGGGGCGTGCACTAGAAATCCTTTTGGGCGCCGAGGACCTCGATGCTGCTAGGGCTGCTCAGTACGGCTACGTCAATCGAGTGATACCCGATGCCGACATTGAGGACGAGGTTCATGCGTTCGCCTGGCGTATCGCCGGATTCGACCAGACCGCGATAGCTCGTACCAAGCAGTTCGTCGACGGCCCCACCCTGCCTGAATCGGCGGAATTGGCCCCGGCTCTGACGGCATTCTTCGAGACGGCTGGCCGGCCGGACGCCCAAGTGCTCATTCGCGACTTATTCGCACACGGTTTGCAGCAAGCCGATGGCGTCGAGCGCGACCTTGGAAAGCAGATCGCTATCCATGCCCGTAACCGAACTTGAGGCAAACACACTATCGCGCAACACCAAACCATGCTTGCAACGTCGATCTCTGTCCGAAATTCAGTGCACTGCAACATGATGGAGGTCTCATGATTGAGGAATCAGCGACCGCCGACCCCGTCGGCGTGCCGGTTCACCAGGATTTGGTATCCCGAGCAGGAGAGCTGAAGCCGCTGCTCCAAGCGCACGCTACGACCGGGGAGATCAACCGCAGACTCGACGATCGGGTGATCAGTGCCCTGACTGAAGCCGGGATGTTTCGCATCCACAAACCAATGCGGTTCGGGGGCTACGAGGCGACTCAACGAACGCTACTGGCTGTCACCGAGATTCTCGGCCAGGCGGACGCGTCCGCGGCGTGGGTGGTGACCGTCAACGCGACTGCGGCGTGGGTGGTCGCGCGAGGTTCACAGAAGCTGCAAAGCGAGATATTTGGCGTTAATCCGGATGCGCGCCTTGCCGGGGGCAGCGAGCCCGTTCCGGCTCGCATGGGACAGAACGGGATATATGTCAGCGGTCGCTGGGGTTTCGCGTCCGGCTGCACACACGCGGATTGGTTCTCGGTCACGGCCGCGACTACCGACGAATCCGGCCAAACCACCGGCACCTATTGCCTGATGCCGGCAAGCGAGTTCACGGTGGAGGACACCTGGCATGTGGTAGGGATGCGTGGAACCGCGAGCAACACCCTGGTAACACGGGATCTGTTCGTACCAAAGCACAGGATGATTCCCCTGGATGCCCTGACCGAGAATTCACCATCCGCCGACACGGCGCTATATCGCCTCCCGCTGGGACCGATCGGGGCGTCGGGCCTGGTAGGCCCCTTGCTTGGCGTGGGCCAAGCGGCACTAGATTTGGTCTGCTCTAATGCGGCAGGTAAACCGCTGCATAACACCGTCTTTCCGCGCCAAAGCGACTCCACCGGTGTGCAGATCCAGATCGCGGAGGCCAAAATGCAGCTGTACAGCGCACGCCTGCACGCTTACGATGTGGCGGATCAGCTCGACACTGCGGCGGCCCAAGGTCGCTCCGTCGGGTACAGCGCACGCGCGCGCATGCGAGCACAATGCGCGCACGCTGTTCAGCTAGTGCTGAAGGCGCTCAATACGTTACTCAATGTCCACGGAGCCGCCAGCTTCGCCGAGGCCAATCCGATGCAGCGGTTCTGGCGAGACGCCAACACAGCCGCGCGGCATGCCGCCCTCAATGCGGTCGTCGGTTATGAGGTGTACGGCAAGGCACTTCTCGGCATCGAGGAACGCGTGGCGCCGATGGTTTGACAAACGCCACATGATCTCGGGAGTAGGTATGTGCCATGTCGCGCACTCAGCGGATGAACAGCAAGCCGGGTGACCGGCTCCAGCAAGGATTTCTCAGAAGACAAGTGCCGCAACGAGCTCTGCAGCATTGAACGACCGCCTGGATCGAAACGTTGATCGAGCCAAGAAGGGATTTTAGCTCGCAGGCTACCAACGAGGTGACCGCATCAGGACATCAAGTTGCGTTGTTCACCGTAATTCGAGCAAAGGGGTTTTTCATGACAGGGTGCTTCGAGGGGAAGGTTGCTTTCATCACCGGCGCTGCAAGGGGGCAGGGCCGTAGTCACGCCGTGCGGTTTGCAGAAGAAGGCGCCGACATTATCGCTGTCGACATCTGTGAACAGATCGATACCGTGCACTATCCCTTGGCTACACGTGAGGATCTCGATGAGACGATCAACCTAGTCGAGAAGACGGGACGCCGGATCGTGGCCGAGCCTGCCGACGTGCGGGACTTCGCACGTCTTCAGTCGGTGCTCACCAACGCTGTTGACGAGCTCGGCCGGCTCGACTTTGTCATCGCCAACGCGGGCATAGGTTCGGGTCTCGGCCCCACGCAGCCGACGATGCACGCTTACCTCGATGCAATCGACGTCATGCTTAACGGCGTCTATTTTACGGTTGAAGCGGCTCTGCCGTGGCTGCTAAAGCACGGTGACGGAGGCGCGATCGTCATCACCAGCTCCGCGGCAGGATTTGTATCGCTGGGACGGAGCTTCAATACGCGAAACCCAGGCCTGGCAGGCTACACAGCAGCAAAGCACGGTGTGATCGGGTTGATGCGCTACTTTGCAACTACCTTGGCGGAGAAGAATATCCGAGTCAATTCGGTCCACCCGACGGGGGTCGCCACAACCATGATCCAAAACGACGCGGTGGGGACGTACGCCACCGAGCATCCAGAATTCGCGGCGGCATTCAGGAACTTGATTCCGGTGGAGGCAATCGAAACCTCTGATGTCACCGAGGCGATGGTCTACTTATGCAACCAGTCCGGTCGCTATGTCACCGGCACCACGTTGCCATTGGACGCAGGGCTTCTCCTCAAGTGAGCGCCGTCGAGACACTTCCCGGACAGCCATGGAGCTGATCGCGCACAAAGATGTGAACGACGAGTCAACGAGATTCACACCGCGCGCGGCGGAGAGGGTGGCGTGACGGAAGTCGAGCTGATGTCAAGGATGCTGCGCAACTTCACGTTAAAAGCCCGAGGGAGCGCGGAATGCGCCGAGGACCTGG
This genomic window from Mycobacterium saskatchewanense contains:
- a CDS encoding winged helix-turn-helix transcriptional regulator, which codes for MASAVLGDEVVCSVERAVHVLGARWTPLILRELYYGCTRFDEIRQRLGIATNLLTTRLGDLVESGVIERVPYKDGHARTRHEYRLTAAGRDTLLILGALQQWGDRHQPRTKGPSVLRRRRGGGGQLRVAFVDEEGREVALDDVEMVPAN
- a CDS encoding enoyl-CoA hydratase/isomerase family protein, coding for MSSDQFSIDTVSPAYWRITFNNGPVNLIDVDTIHQLGELVDLATHDVQLRVMVFRSDNPDFFMAHWDLLADKTRLAAMPPGPTGLHPYLDNLVRLSKLPVATISVLRGRARGAGSEFALATDIRFASERAILGHFEVGVGAVPGGGPMARLSRLVGRGRALEILLGAEDLDAARAAQYGYVNRVIPDADIEDEVHAFAWRIAGFDQTAIARTKQFVDGPTLPESAELAPALTAFFETAGRPDAQVLIRDLFAHGLQQADGVERDLGKQIAIHARNRT
- a CDS encoding acyl-CoA dehydrogenase family protein is translated as MIEESATADPVGVPVHQDLVSRAGELKPLLQAHATTGEINRRLDDRVISALTEAGMFRIHKPMRFGGYEATQRTLLAVTEILGQADASAAWVVTVNATAAWVVARGSQKLQSEIFGVNPDARLAGGSEPVPARMGQNGIYVSGRWGFASGCTHADWFSVTAATTDESGQTTGTYCLMPASEFTVEDTWHVVGMRGTASNTLVTRDLFVPKHRMIPLDALTENSPSADTALYRLPLGPIGASGLVGPLLGVGQAALDLVCSNAAGKPLHNTVFPRQSDSTGVQIQIAEAKMQLYSARLHAYDVADQLDTAAAQGRSVGYSARARMRAQCAHAVQLVLKALNTLLNVHGAASFAEANPMQRFWRDANTAARHAALNAVVGYEVYGKALLGIEERVAPMV
- a CDS encoding mycofactocin-coupled SDR family oxidoreductase is translated as MTGCFEGKVAFITGAARGQGRSHAVRFAEEGADIIAVDICEQIDTVHYPLATREDLDETINLVEKTGRRIVAEPADVRDFARLQSVLTNAVDELGRLDFVIANAGIGSGLGPTQPTMHAYLDAIDVMLNGVYFTVEAALPWLLKHGDGGAIVITSSAAGFVSLGRSFNTRNPGLAGYTAAKHGVIGLMRYFATTLAEKNIRVNSVHPTGVATTMIQNDAVGTYATEHPEFAAAFRNLIPVEAIETSDVTEAMVYLCNQSGRYVTGTTLPLDAGLLLK